The following coding sequences lie in one Trichoderma breve strain T069 chromosome 1, whole genome shotgun sequence genomic window:
- a CDS encoding 2OG-Fe(II) oxygenase superfamily domain-containing protein, whose translation MSELAGANLNQGHTTGNTNYRLCDYNPDTAAPDSDNGCGAHTNYGTFSIIFQDGTPGLGIEDAKQPGRWIQVPGDGTIILAGWCTVILTGGCIQATRHRVRRTPGVRRLSAVLFVAPDLDIELKPLEGFCLSRAFSDKIMTGGVDVKWFKDVMGKKWGHREGNEEPDKYEAAAQDEIIEKLVWD comes from the coding sequence ATGTCTGAGCTCGCCGGCGCCAATTTGAACCAGGGCCATACAACAGGCAATACCAACTACCGCTTATGCGATTACAACCCAGATACAGCAGCCCCAGACAGTGACAATGGCTGTGGTGCCCACACTAACTACGGCACCTTCAGCATCATTTTTCAAGATGGCACGCCAGGGCTTGGGATAGAGGACGCAAAGCAACCCGGACGGTGGATACAAGTACCCGGAGACGGAACTATCATTCTTGCAGGCTGGTGCACTGTCATCTTGACCGGGGGTTGCATTCAGGCAACTCGCCATCGGGTTCGACGTACACCAGGTGTGCGAAGATTGAGTGCTGTTCTATTTGTGGCTCCAGATCTCGATATAGAGCTCAAGCCTCTTGAGGGTTTCTGCTTAAGTCGCGCGTTCTCAGACAAGATCATGACAGGCGGAGTCGACGTGAAGTGGTTCAAGGATGTTATGGGAAAGAAGTGGGGACATCGTGAAGGTAATGAGGAACCTGACAAGTATGAGGCAGCAGCACAAGATGAAATCATTGAGAAGTTGGTATGGGACTGA
- a CDS encoding eukaryotic aspartyl protease domain-containing protein, protein MPSPRKPLLQLLLLAGLSSARVCRDPSNAPLDLPLTLSSLGFLTPISIGTPPQEIVSLMDWTWINQFTLSTLCLGNPHDTVSCLAPGQAFFNQSQSTTFTNQTSLYPSRTWNPNGFFGPAPLTVQFGHDVQHVGSLSAPVTFMLADMQFPQPGAFPFTGVFGLSPVFKTDNQSTQSTFYQFWKQGVYSSPIVSFLYCYNSTFGNTAPARSLCNGNDALQSLGGYHANFIQPGSLQWYDSVVNLQVNIIDIITSPEILNYWALPVTQHLIGNESQPLNKTASGAVFDYASFGRGAPVSVNSYARLVQLTGATPITLDASVAPNNGAQSFYSVPCSKVSKLPSLKYQFGAGTPEWEILPQNYVDKIVISSTQTACVLNVRTLGDGDWIIGNLGETFAKDKVILFDFEKLKIGIADAVRK, encoded by the coding sequence ATGCCTTCACCACGCAAAcctcttctgcagctgttgctgcttgctggGCTGTCCAGTGCCAGAGTCTGTCGGGACCCGTCTAATGCTCCGCTTGACCTGCCGCTCACTTTGAGCTCGCtgggcttcttgacgccTATTTCCATCGGCACGCCTCCCCAAGAGATCGTTTCCTTGATGGATTGGACCTGGATCAACCAGTTTACGCTTTCGACGCTCTGCTTGGGCAATCCTCATGACACGGTTTCATGTCTTGCTCCGGGACAAGCTTTCTTCAATCAATCCCAGTCAACTACCTTTACGAACCAGACAAGCTTATATCCCAGCCGAACATGGAATCCGAATGGCTTCTTCGGACCGGCTCCCCTAACTGTGCAATTCGGACATGATGTCCAGCATGTTGGCTCTTTATCGGCGCCCGTCACTTTTATGCTGGCTGATATGCAGTTCCCGCAGCCGGGCGCGTTTCCTTTTACGGGTGTATTTGGACTTTCGCCGGTTTTCAAGACGGACAATCAGTCTACGCAATCTACTTTTTACCAGTTTTGGAAACAAGGGGTGTATTCCAGTCCTATTGTGTCGTTTCTGTATTGTTACAATAGTACTTTTGGCAATACTGCACCAGCGCGTTCTCTGTGCAATGGGAACGATGCGCTACAATCACTTGGAGGATATCATGCAAACTTCATCCAGCCTGGAAGTCTGCAGTGGTACGACAGCGTTGTCAACCTGCAAGTTAacatcatcgacatcatcaccagcccCGAAATCCTCAACTACTGGGCCCTTCCGGTAACGCAGCACCTGATTGGCAATGAATCGCAACCACTCAACAAGACTGCGTCGGGGGCTGTCTTTGACTATGCGAGTTTCGGCCGCGGTGCGCCCGTGTCAGTGAACAGCTATGCTCGTCTGGTTCAGCTTACGGGGGCCACACCGATTACGCTCGATGCTTCTGTAGCTCCTAATAACGGTGCCCAATCGTTTTATTCCGTGCCGTGCTCCAAGGTGTCTAAGCTGCCGTCGCTCAAGTATCAGTTTGGTGCAGGGACTCCCGAGTGGGAAATCTTGCCGCAGAACTATGTCGATAAGATTGTTATTTCGAGCACACAGACTGCGTGCGTGCTGAACGTGCGAACTTTGGGGGATGGAGATTGGATTATTGGGAATCTTGGGGAGACGTTTGCTAAGGATAAAGTTATTTTGTTTGactttgagaagctcaagattgGGATTGCTGATGCGGTGCGCAAATGA